The Sulfurospirillum diekertiae genomic sequence AAGTGCCTAAAGATCTGGTCGAAGTTTCGCGCAGTTTTGGAGCGACGCCTTTACAGATGCTCTTTAAAGTGCAACTTCCCGTTGCGATGCCAACCATTATGGCAGGCATCAATCAAACGTTGATGTTAGCGCTTTCGATGGTGGTGTTTGCCTCCATGATTGCCGTAGGCGGACTAGGTCAGATGGTACTTCGTGGCATTGGTAGGCTTGATATGGGATTGGCGTCTATTGGTGGCGTGGGCATTGTGCTTTTAGCCATTGTGTTGGATCGCATCACGCAAGCATTGGGTGAGAAAGATTTGGTAAACGCGCATATTGGATGGTATCAAAAAGGACCTTTGGGCTTTTTATACGACCTTCTTGCCAAACAGAGGAAAAAACATGAAAAAACTACTTAAAAGAAGCCTAATAGGCATAGCATGTTCTCTATTTCTAAGCGTCGCAAGTGTTGCAGCAGATTTACCGGGAAAGGGCATTAAAGTACATCCAATGCATAGCTCCATTGCTGAGGAAAAGTTTCAAACGATTATTATCAATGAAGCACTCAAAGCGTTAGGGTACGATGTTTTACCGATTGATGAAGTGGCGTATGCCGTGATTTATCAGACGATTGCTCAAAATAAGGAGTCGAATGAAATTTACTATACGACTGTCAATTGGATACCTCTGCATGATGAAATGTTTGAAAAAGTAGGTGGTGAAAAAGTCATGTTTCGTAAAGGAACGTTTATTTTAGGAAATGCACAAGGCTATTTAATCGATAAAAAGACAGCGGAAAAGTACCATATCACCTACCTCAATGACCTTAAAGATCCCAAAATTGCGAAGTTGTTTGATAGCAATAATGATGGCAAAGCAGATTTAGCAGGATGTAACCCAGGTTGGGGATGTGAAAGATCGATTGAATATCAACTGGATGCCTTTGGCCTTCGTGATACGATTAAACACAATCAAGGCGAATATTCAGCGATTATTGCTGAAACGATCGCGCGATACAAACAAGGTAAACCGATTTTATACTATACGTGGACTCCGTATTGGGTTAGCGGTGTTTTAGTGCCTGGCAAAGATACCGTATGGCTTCAAGTCACCAAGAGTGCTGACCCTGATCAGATAGATACGGCATTACCAGATGGTAAAAATTATGGTTTTAGCGCCAATACAACGCATATTGTAGCCAATGGCAATCTTGCAGCACAAAATCCTGCTGCTGCTAAATTATTTGAAATTGCGAAATTAGATATTCATGATATAAGTGCAGAAAATATGATGATTAGCCAAGGTGAAAAGAGTGAAAAAGAGATTGAGCATCATGCATCATTGTGGATCAAAGCACACGACACACTCTTTCAAGGCTGGATCAGTGAAGCAAAAAAAGCGGCACAATAGTGTGACGTAAAGAGAAGAATTTTCTTCTCTTTACCCACCATGATGGGGAATGTAACCCTTGCTACCCCAAAGTAAAAGTGTTGCTCCGCACAAACTGACCACCATCATCACGCCCATAATAGGTAAGAGTGTACCATCGTGTAAAGAGCTTGCGATAAAGCCCATGAGTGCTCCCACACTGTACTGTAAAACGCCAATAATGGCATTGGCTGATGCACTAATAGTTGGGAAAAACTCTAACGTTAAGGAGACAGAATTTCCAAACACAAATCCTAGAATACCGACATAGAGTCCTACTAAAGGGAAAATAACAAATAAATCCGCATCATGCAATACGAATAATATAATACCAACAATGGCTTGTATGATAACTCCAAAACGCAAGAGCTGCAAAGGATCTTTTCGTTTCACGACCCAAACATTAAGCCTTCCACAGATCATCATCATCAAAACATTAATACCAAAAAAAAGTGAAAATCGGCTTGCACTGACATGAAAATGTTCCATGTAAACGAATGAAGAAGAAGTGATGAACGTATACATACCAGAAGTGCAAAGAATTTGTGAAACAATGAAAACCATCGCAAGTTTATGACTTAAAACGGCTTTATAGTTTTGAATGGGAGTAATTTTAGTACGTATTTGTTTGATGGCAGGAAAACGAAATAGATAAAAAATTAGAGCAAAAAGTGTATAAAATCCAAGGATTAAAAAGATCGTTTCCCACTCAAAGAATTTAAGAATCAATGCGCCAAGTGTCGGTGCTAACAGTGGTGCCATGAGCATTACCATCGCAATTAATGAAAAAATACGTGCGCTCTCTTTCCCATTAAACATGTCTCGAACGGTGGCAGAGACATTGACGGTAGCAACACCACCTCCAAAAGATTGAAGAGCTCGAAGAATCCAAAAAATTTCGATTTGATTGGTAATGGAGAGTAATAAACTACTCATTCCAAAAACAATCAATCCTATCATAACCATAGGGCGTCTACCGTAAGCATCAGAAATAGGTCCACCTAAAAGCTGTCCCATTGCCATACCAAAAAAGTAGAGGCTAAGGCTAAATTCAACATTAGGAATGCTTGTATGAAGATCTGTCGCAATGGCTGGAAATGAAGGTAAATACATATCAATCGCCAGAGGTGTAATTGCCGATAAAGACGCAAGGACTAAGACGATTTGGCGCTCTGTAAGGGCTTTAGACATGCGTTTGTTTCTTTCTTGTAGATAGTATTGAAGTAATTATAGGGCAAAAGTTTAAATTTTATGTTAATAGAAAGAGAATATTTTGAAACGGTTAATATTGAAATCCTTTTGATCACCATACATTAATAGTTTTTTAAGCGGACTCTATCTACAATCTTGTAATAAATGATATGTGATAAAATATCACATATGCGGAACAAACTTTTTTTGAACGTAATGGTAAGTGCTAAGTATTGAACGATTAAGGTTGCTTATAATGATTTATTTCCTAATTTTTAGATAACAAAGTCTTTGATCACTATCGAAAATTTATCATACGGAGGTTTTTCAATGTCGAAGCGGATCATTTCGATACTCGTTCCTGTCTTGGTTTTACTGATTGTCTGGTTTTCTCCTATTCCCACAGGTCTTACTATTCAAGCATGGCATTACATGGCAATCTTTTTAGCTGTGATTGTTGGTCTTGTTATTGAGCCTGTTCCTGCTGCGTTGGTAGGACTTATAGGTGTTTCACTCATGGCTTTGATAGGACTTGCAGGTAAAACACCAGCCGACAATGTTAAATGGGCACTTTCAGGGTTTTCCAATTCCACGATTTGGTTGATATTCGCTGCATTTATGTTTGCAATGGGCTATCAAAAGACAGGGTTGGGAAAGAGAATTTCTCTTATCATGATTCGCTATATGGGTAAAAGCTCGCTAGGTCTTGGTTATGCAGTAGCGTTTGCCGATCTTGTATTAGCACCCTTTATGCCTTCAAATACGGCACGTGGTGGCGGAACGATTTTCCCTATTGCGATTAACATTCCCATCATTTTCAATTCGACACCTGAGCATGAACCTCGTAAAATGGGTGCGTACATCACATGGATTGCTATGACGGCTACTTGTGTGACAAGCTCCATGTTTCTCACAGCACTTGCTCCCAATCTTCTTGCCATTGATCTCATTGCAAAAGGCGCCAATATCTCTATAACATGGGGAGCATGGGCAAAAATAATGGTACCCCTCATGTTACCACTTTTTCTTGTCACACCGCTTTTGGTTTATTGGATTTATCCACCCACTCAAAAACAGTCTCCTGAAGCACCTGCATGGGCAAAAGATGAGTTAAAAAAGATGGGCAGTATTTCGTTAAAAGAAATTTTAATGGGCTCATTCGCATTTCTTGCGCTCATTCTTTGGATCTTTGGTAAAGAACTCAATGTTGATGCAACAATCGCCGCGATTTCTATCACCGTACTGATGGTCTTAACCAATGTCGTCTCTTGGGATGATGTCATTGGGAATAAATCTGCATGGAATATTTTAGTCTGGTTTGCGACACTTGTGGCATTAGCCTCAGGACTTAAAAATGTAGGTATTTTAGCATGGATGGGCAAAGGGACTGAAGTTTATCTTTCAGGACTCAGCCCCACAATGTTGATGGTCTCAATGATCGTGCTTTTCTTCCTTTTACATTACTTTTTTGCCAGCTTAACGGCGCATACGACAGCATTATTGCCTATTTTCATTGTGATTGCGGCAAAACTGATTCCACCTGATCAGTTGATGACCTTTATGATTTTACTCACTAGCACGATTGGTTTGATGGGAATTATCACTCCTTATGGTACTGGACCTTCCCCTATTTGGTATGGGGCCGGTTATATTTCACAAGGAAAATGGTGGGCGCTAGGTGCTATTTTTGCAGCAATTTTTTATGGCGGTACTTTTAGTCGGTGTTTTGATTTTTCTCTAAATATGATTTACATGTAAAGGATAAAATGATGTTTGTACTTGATAAAAAAGAGATGATGATCCAAACGTTAGGGAAGTTTGTGGATATGGTTTCCAAAGAGCTCCCTGATGATGTAATGGCAAAACTCAAGGAGCTTAGAGTTCAAGAAGAACAGCCTTTGGCAAAAGCCATTTACGATGTGATGTTTGAAAATATGGATAAAGCAAAGAAACTGAGCCGTCCCACCTGCCAAGATACGGGTGTCATTCAATATTTTGTCAGAACAGGCGCTAAATTTCCGTATTTGGGACAACTAAGGGAGATTTTAAAAGAGGCTACGATTCTTGCGACTAAAAGTGCACCGCTTAGGCTCAACGCTGTCGAGGTTTTTGATGAAGTTAATACAGGTACGAATGTCGGTACGGATATTCCCTATATCACATGGGAAATCGTTGATGATAGTACCACCGTGGAGATAGAAGTCTATCAAGCAGGCGGTGGATGTTCGCTTCCTGGACGAAGCATCGTTTTACCTCCGCTTGCGGGTTATGAAGGGGCGATGCAATTTGTTTTCGATACGGTTGTTAATTGGGGTATCAATGCATGCCCTCCTTTGATTGTTGGTATTGGCATTGGAACCTGTTCCAATTCATCGGCACTGCTCTCTAAAAAAGCGATGCTCCGCCCTGTTGGTACATCCCATCCTCATCCTAAAGCGGCAGAAATGGAAAGAACGATTGAAAAAGGGCTTAATGATATAGGACTCGGACCTCAAGGAATTTCTGGAAAAAATAGCGTCATGGCAGTTCACATTGAAGGTATGGCACATCATCCTTCCGTCCTTGGTGTCGGTGTGACCATAGGCTGTTGGGCAAATCGCCATGGCGTGATTCGTTTTGATGAACATATGAACTATGAAATTGTTTCGCATAAAGGAGTGAGCCTATGAAAAAGATTTTAACAACCCCCATTTCAGATGAAGCCATCAAATCGCTTAAAGTCGGTGACATTGTTTATTTAAGTGGAACGCTTGTTACCTGTAGAGATGAAGGGCATAGGCGTGTTGTTGCCGAAGGGATCATGCCAAAATTACCGATGGATCGCATTGCTATTTTTCATGCAGGACCTATTGTGAAAGATGTTGAGGGTGGCTGGGAGATGGTTTCCATTGGACCAACCACCAGTATGCGAATGGAGCGTTATGAAAAAGAGTTTTTAGCTAAGACGGGTGTGAAACTTGTCATTGGTAAAGGTGGTATGGGGGCAAAAACGGCTGTGGGTTGTAAAGAGAGCACGGCGGTTCATGCGGTTTTCCCTGGAGGGTGTGGAGTAGTCGCTGCTGAACAAGTGGAAAAAATAGAAGCAAAAGAGTGGCCAGAATTTGGAATGCCTGAGGCTTTTTGGATCCTCAAAGTCAAAGAGTTTGGGCCGCTTATTATCTCAATTGATACGGAGGGAAATAACCTTTTTGAAGCCAATAAAGTAACGTTTCATGAACGAAAAGAGGAAGCACTTGCAAAGACTTCCAAGCATATTGTTTCGATGATTGCAAAAAGCTAGAAAAAATAAGGCGCGTATTAAGCGCCTTTTTGTTATTTAAAATTAGAAAGAGTGCTGTTCATGCTGTAGATGATGTGTTGACGCATCGTTTCACAAGCTCCAGCATAATCTTTTTGAGTGAGTTGTTCAACAATTTTGTTATGATCAGCAAGTGAAATACCTGCGTACTCTTGCGCCGTTACAAGACGGTTCATGGAGAGGCCATTCCAAAGAAGAGAGAGAAACGATTTGAGTTTTTCACTATCAGCGGCTTCCCAAATGGTCATGTGAAATGCTTGGTTAGCAAGGTTGTACGCTTCGGTGTCGCCAGCATCTTTTGCACGTTGACCTTGTTTGTTGACACTTTGGATTGCTTTAAGTGTTTCGTCATTCATGTGTTCACATGCTCTACGAAGTGCTTCTGTTTCAAGCAAGATGCGCATCTCGTAGTGGTCTTTAATGGCTTCTTCAGAGATACCTTTAACGATGGCGCAGCGGTTTTGGCGCAGCTCTAAGAGTCCTTCATTTGCAAGGATTTGAAACGCTTCGCGCACAGGTGTGCGAGACATGCCAACTTGTTCACCAACGCTATCAAGCGTGATAGATTGACCTTTGCTGATACCACCAGAAAGGATTGAAGAGCGTAGTATGGAGGCTACCTGTTCACGCGCGGGTAACATTTGTATTTTTTTAAGATTGATCATAGGATGCTCTTTAATAGACTGTTTTATTTAGTATAGCATGACAAGGCTATCTTTTCAAGAAAGTGGTTGGTTTTACTGGTATCAAAGTATTTAAAGATGTTACAAGTTTTCTTTACATGTAAAGGTTTGAAGAGCAATTGAAGTAAAGCGTTGATTTTGTTTTTACGGGACAGTAAAATTTGAGAAAACAGAGACGTTTTACCTTTACATGTAAAGAAAAAAAGAAAGGATAAGTGATGCATGCGATTGAAAAGTTATTAGCTAAAAAAGCAGGTAAAGAGAGTGTTAAGACCGGTGAGATTATCAACTGTGAAATCGATATGGCAGGTATTAACGATCTCTACCTGCAAACCTTGCGCTCGTTTTTTGAAATGGGCGGTACAAAAG encodes the following:
- a CDS encoding multidrug effflux MFS transporter, giving the protein MSKALTERQIVLVLASLSAITPLAIDMYLPSFPAIATDLHTSIPNVEFSLSLYFFGMAMGQLLGGPISDAYGRRPMVMIGLIVFGMSSLLLSITNQIEIFWILRALQSFGGGVATVNVSATVRDMFNGKESARIFSLIAMVMLMAPLLAPTLGALILKFFEWETIFLILGFYTLFALIFYLFRFPAIKQIRTKITPIQNYKAVLSHKLAMVFIVSQILCTSGMYTFITSSSFVYMEHFHVSASRFSLFFGINVLMMMICGRLNVWVVKRKDPLQLLRFGVIIQAIVGIILFVLHDADLFVIFPLVGLYVGILGFVFGNSVSLTLEFFPTISASANAIIGVLQYSVGALMGFIASSLHDGTLLPIMGVMMVVSLCGATLLLWGSKGYIPHHGG
- the proX gene encoding glycine betaine/L-proline ABC transporter substrate-binding protein ProX translates to MKKLLKRSLIGIACSLFLSVASVAADLPGKGIKVHPMHSSIAEEKFQTIIINEALKALGYDVLPIDEVAYAVIYQTIAQNKESNEIYYTTVNWIPLHDEMFEKVGGEKVMFRKGTFILGNAQGYLIDKKTAEKYHITYLNDLKDPKIAKLFDSNNDGKADLAGCNPGWGCERSIEYQLDAFGLRDTIKHNQGEYSAIIAETIARYKQGKPILYYTWTPYWVSGVLVPGKDTVWLQVTKSADPDQIDTALPDGKNYGFSANTTHIVANGNLAAQNPAAAKLFEIAKLDIHDISAENMMISQGEKSEKEIEHHASLWIKAHDTLFQGWISEAKKAAQ
- the ttdB gene encoding L(+)-tartrate dehydratase subunit beta; amino-acid sequence: MKKILTTPISDEAIKSLKVGDIVYLSGTLVTCRDEGHRRVVAEGIMPKLPMDRIAIFHAGPIVKDVEGGWEMVSIGPTTSMRMERYEKEFLAKTGVKLVIGKGGMGAKTAVGCKESTAVHAVFPGGCGVVAAEQVEKIEAKEWPEFGMPEAFWILKVKEFGPLIISIDTEGNNLFEANKVTFHERKEEALAKTSKHIVSMIAKS
- a CDS encoding GntR family transcriptional regulator, translating into MINLKKIQMLPAREQVASILRSSILSGGISKGQSITLDSVGEQVGMSRTPVREAFQILANEGLLELRQNRCAIVKGISEEAIKDHYEMRILLETEALRRACEHMNDETLKAIQSVNKQGQRAKDAGDTEAYNLANQAFHMTIWEAADSEKLKSFLSLLWNGLSMNRLVTAQEYAGISLADHNKIVEQLTQKDYAGACETMRQHIIYSMNSTLSNFK
- a CDS encoding anion permease codes for the protein MSKRIISILVPVLVLLIVWFSPIPTGLTIQAWHYMAIFLAVIVGLVIEPVPAALVGLIGVSLMALIGLAGKTPADNVKWALSGFSNSTIWLIFAAFMFAMGYQKTGLGKRISLIMIRYMGKSSLGLGYAVAFADLVLAPFMPSNTARGGGTIFPIAINIPIIFNSTPEHEPRKMGAYITWIAMTATCVTSSMFLTALAPNLLAIDLIAKGANISITWGAWAKIMVPLMLPLFLVTPLLVYWIYPPTQKQSPEAPAWAKDELKKMGSISLKEILMGSFAFLALILWIFGKELNVDATIAAISITVLMVLTNVVSWDDVIGNKSAWNILVWFATLVALASGLKNVGILAWMGKGTEVYLSGLSPTMLMVSMIVLFFLLHYFFASLTAHTTALLPIFIVIAAKLIPPDQLMTFMILLTSTIGLMGIITPYGTGPSPIWYGAGYISQGKWWALGAIFAAIFYGGTFSRCFDFSLNMIYM
- the ttdA gene encoding L(+)-tartrate dehydratase subunit alpha, yielding MFVLDKKEMMIQTLGKFVDMVSKELPDDVMAKLKELRVQEEQPLAKAIYDVMFENMDKAKKLSRPTCQDTGVIQYFVRTGAKFPYLGQLREILKEATILATKSAPLRLNAVEVFDEVNTGTNVGTDIPYITWEIVDDSTTVEIEVYQAGGGCSLPGRSIVLPPLAGYEGAMQFVFDTVVNWGINACPPLIVGIGIGTCSNSSALLSKKAMLRPVGTSHPHPKAAEMERTIEKGLNDIGLGPQGISGKNSVMAVHIEGMAHHPSVLGVGVTIGCWANRHGVIRFDEHMNYEIVSHKGVSL